A genomic region of Vitreoscilla filiformis contains the following coding sequences:
- a CDS encoding Lcl C-terminal domain-containing protein: MNPVANHRFGAKPILGCLLTATLLLGAGAVQAQAGRFTASPAGDTVADSKTSFTWSRCSVGQAWVNNACTGTATLFTYDQAVAYAKAQQAGGWRLPDAKELISLVDRERTSPAIDVAVFPGTVLNNYWTSSPMVGDPDAFWTVNFITGALAYSFRDNVHPIRLVK; the protein is encoded by the coding sequence ATGAACCCTGTTGCCAACCACCGATTCGGCGCCAAGCCGATCCTGGGTTGTTTGCTGACGGCAACACTTTTGCTGGGGGCCGGGGCTGTTCAGGCGCAGGCGGGCCGTTTTACGGCCTCACCTGCGGGGGACACCGTGGCCGACAGCAAAACCAGCTTCACGTGGAGCCGTTGCAGTGTGGGTCAGGCGTGGGTCAACAACGCTTGCACCGGCACAGCCACGCTGTTCACCTACGATCAGGCGGTGGCCTATGCCAAAGCACAGCAGGCTGGCGGCTGGCGCTTGCCCGATGCCAAAGAGCTGATCAGTTTGGTCGATCGGGAGCGTACCAGTCCGGCGATTGATGTGGCCGTGTTTCCTGGCACCGTTCTGAACAACTACTGGACGTCATCACCGATGGTGGGCGATCCGGACGCCTTTTGGACCGTGAATTTCATCACGGGGGCGCTGGCCTACAGTTTCCGCGACAATGTTCATCCCATCCGACTCGTGAAGTGA
- a CDS encoding DUF4384 domain-containing protein → MIPSRSFALRPLAAAVFAGACLGVGGTVHAANHALIMWIGDYGNPRANLPGIDLDAAMARKIARTMGVPDANIREISNATLTKSNVSTEFSQLAGRIAPGDNVFLYYSGHGGQIEGRGGARCTEGLITRDPMLYEDSLMEEQLNRLATKAGQVVFMNDSCFSGGAATKALRSTDSVPKYFPDTDKVGAGISDNYRCGNAVNKMGRNLEVIGAKQDAPRVLYVAAASATEVAGATNEGSVATLAWSSCLGSQADTDRSGSINGEELRQCAQSYINRRGGRAQTVTLQGNPKLPVIFPSVAEASGATTGGNSAAAQQDVDPVSTLRDLRAAGSSSYKVSIKGNTSLAIGKDFLDFSVTTNRPGYLYVLHVGSDGKTFDLLFPNQIDEDNRIAAGTIKLPRSSWRVRAAGPAGTSHILAIVSPTKKEIGKGMNFSQTFPTAKATAGNARTLVVEASDGQGSGHAAFGASDVLVIQER, encoded by the coding sequence ATGATTCCTTCCCGTTCTTTTGCGTTGCGGCCCCTGGCCGCTGCGGTGTTCGCTGGTGCGTGTCTGGGTGTGGGAGGGACGGTTCATGCCGCCAACCACGCTTTGATCATGTGGATCGGCGATTACGGCAACCCACGCGCCAATTTGCCCGGCATTGATCTGGATGCGGCCATGGCGCGCAAAATCGCCCGCACCATGGGGGTACCGGATGCCAACATCCGCGAAATCAGCAATGCCACGCTGACCAAGAGCAACGTCAGCACCGAGTTCTCGCAGTTGGCGGGGCGCATTGCACCGGGGGACAACGTGTTCCTCTACTACTCGGGCCACGGTGGGCAGATTGAAGGCCGAGGCGGTGCGCGTTGCACCGAGGGGCTGATCACCCGCGATCCCATGCTGTACGAAGACAGCTTGATGGAGGAGCAGCTCAACCGCTTGGCCACCAAGGCCGGGCAAGTGGTGTTCATGAACGACTCCTGTTTCTCCGGCGGTGCCGCCACCAAAGCGTTGCGCAGCACGGACAGCGTGCCCAAATACTTTCCTGACACCGACAAAGTCGGCGCCGGCATCAGCGACAACTACCGCTGTGGCAACGCCGTCAACAAAATGGGGCGCAATCTGGAGGTGATTGGTGCCAAGCAAGATGCGCCCCGTGTGCTTTACGTGGCAGCCGCCTCGGCCACCGAGGTCGCGGGTGCCACGAACGAGGGCAGCGTGGCGACGTTGGCGTGGTCGTCCTGCTTGGGCTCGCAGGCCGACACCGACCGCAGCGGCAGCATCAATGGCGAGGAGCTGCGGCAATGTGCGCAGAGTTACATCAACCGCCGAGGGGGGCGGGCGCAAACGGTGACTTTGCAGGGCAACCCCAAACTGCCGGTGATTTTCCCCAGCGTGGCGGAGGCCAGTGGCGCCACCACGGGCGGCAACTCCGCTGCCGCACAGCAGGACGTTGACCCCGTCAGCACCCTGCGAGACTTGCGGGCGGCGGGCTCATCGTCTTACAAAGTGTCGATCAAGGGCAACACGTCGCTGGCGATTGGCAAGGACTTCTTGGATTTCAGCGTCACCACCAACCGGCCAGGCTACCTGTATGTGTTGCATGTGGGCAGCGATGGCAAAACATTCGACCTGCTGTTCCCCAACCAAATCGATGAGGACAACCGCATTGCCGCCGGCACCATCAAACTGCCGCGCTCCTCTTGGCGAGTGCGGGCGGCGGGGCCTGCGGGCACCAGCCACATCTTGGCCATCGTCTCGCCGACGAAGAAAGAAATTGGCAAGGGCATGAATTTCTCACAGACGTTCCCCACGGCCAAAGCCACCGCTGGCAATGCGCGCACCCTGGTGGTGGAGGCCAGCGATGGCCAAGGCAGCGGCCATGCGGCCTTCGGTGCCAGCGATGTGCTGGTGATCCAAGAGCGCTGA
- a CDS encoding heavy metal translocating P-type ATPase yields the protein MITLPIRGMTCASCSARVERALKKLPGVQSAVVNLATETATIDAPALDRSVLVEAIVRAGYEVPDPPATHPPPDPSASDPAMPASGLDRLRAHLPQDPEARDVLWATLLTLPLLLPMLAGEDGHHLVAPFWQAVLASVVLFVFGGRFFKAGWKAVQARSANMDVLVALGTGAAWALSMAVWLSTDEDTPPALYFESAAAVITLVRLGKWLEARAKRRTLAALDALQALRPAQACVLRHGQEKILPIDKLRLGDEVMVRPGERLPVDGVVLEGHSHIDESLITGESLPVARGPGEHVTGGSVNGEGVLKVRATALGAESQIARIVRLVEEAQGIKAPIQQQVDKVAAVFVPVVLVLAVVTWVGWLTLSTEGLAQATIHAVSVLVIACPCALGLATPATLMVASGLAARRGILVRDASTLERLREVRLVAFDKTGTLTQGHPDITGVHAAPGIDPQAVLATAAALQQGSEHPLARAVLAQAREQGLILPHATGVCAEPGYGLRGDVHAAGPDSPRYTFHLGSSRWMRELGVDLQTLEAAAQAHAVQGHSVSWLVLVPPGSHAATSDTDTPPPRPTPMLLGCLAFGDRPRVTAAAAVATLQAQSVRCVLISGDHPAAAEHLGRAVGISEVHADARPEGKAALIAQLKASTSGAVAMVGDGINDAPALAGADVGLAMAHADGGTDVAMHTAGITLLRGDPWSVVEALALAKATGDKIRQNLFWAFAYNIVGIPLAMLGQLSPMVAGAAMALSSVCVVSSALWLGRWKPPVMLSSAPD from the coding sequence ATGATCACCCTGCCCATCCGAGGCATGACCTGTGCCTCCTGTTCCGCCCGTGTCGAGCGAGCGCTCAAGAAGTTGCCGGGCGTGCAATCCGCCGTCGTCAACCTGGCCACGGAAACTGCAACGATCGATGCGCCTGCACTGGATCGGTCGGTGCTGGTGGAAGCCATCGTGCGCGCCGGCTATGAAGTGCCCGACCCGCCAGCCACGCATCCTCCCCCAGACCCCTCGGCAAGCGATCCTGCCATGCCGGCCAGTGGGCTGGATCGGCTGCGCGCCCACCTGCCCCAAGACCCCGAAGCCCGCGACGTGCTGTGGGCCACCTTGCTCACCCTGCCCCTGCTGCTGCCGATGCTGGCCGGCGAGGATGGGCACCACTTGGTGGCCCCGTTCTGGCAAGCCGTACTCGCTTCCGTGGTGCTGTTCGTGTTCGGAGGGCGTTTCTTCAAAGCGGGTTGGAAAGCCGTCCAAGCACGCAGCGCCAACATGGATGTGCTGGTGGCCCTGGGCACTGGCGCGGCGTGGGCGTTGTCCATGGCCGTGTGGCTCAGCACCGACGAGGACACCCCGCCGGCCCTTTATTTCGAGAGCGCCGCAGCCGTCATCACCTTGGTGCGTCTGGGCAAGTGGCTCGAAGCCCGGGCCAAACGCCGCACGCTGGCGGCGCTGGATGCGCTGCAAGCCCTGCGTCCCGCCCAAGCCTGTGTGCTGCGCCATGGCCAGGAAAAAATCTTGCCCATCGACAAACTGCGGTTGGGCGATGAAGTGATGGTGCGTCCAGGCGAACGCCTTCCCGTTGACGGGGTGGTGCTGGAGGGGCACAGCCACATTGACGAGTCCCTCATCACGGGCGAGAGCCTGCCCGTCGCACGGGGGCCGGGTGAGCATGTCACGGGTGGCAGCGTCAATGGCGAAGGGGTGTTGAAGGTGCGTGCCACCGCCCTGGGGGCGGAAAGCCAAATCGCCCGCATCGTGCGTCTGGTGGAGGAAGCGCAGGGCATCAAAGCGCCCATCCAGCAGCAAGTGGACAAGGTCGCCGCCGTTTTTGTGCCCGTGGTCCTAGTGCTGGCCGTCGTGACTTGGGTGGGATGGCTGACCCTGTCCACGGAAGGGCTGGCCCAAGCCACGATCCATGCCGTCTCGGTGCTGGTGATTGCCTGCCCGTGTGCGCTGGGATTGGCCACACCGGCGACGCTGATGGTGGCCAGCGGCTTGGCGGCTCGACGGGGAATTTTGGTGCGCGACGCCAGCACCTTGGAGCGGCTGCGCGAGGTTCGCTTGGTGGCGTTTGACAAAACCGGCACCCTCACACAAGGCCACCCCGACATCACCGGCGTCCATGCAGCTCCCGGCATTGACCCCCAAGCGGTGCTGGCCACGGCTGCGGCCTTGCAGCAGGGCAGCGAGCATCCCCTGGCACGGGCCGTCTTGGCACAAGCCCGCGAACAGGGGTTGATCCTCCCGCATGCCACCGGCGTGTGCGCAGAACCGGGGTACGGCCTCCGTGGTGACGTTCATGCCGCCGGGCCGGACAGCCCGCGCTACACCTTCCATTTGGGCAGCTCACGCTGGATGCGTGAGCTGGGGGTGGATCTGCAAACCTTGGAGGCCGCCGCCCAAGCCCATGCTGTGCAGGGTCATTCCGTGTCGTGGCTGGTGCTGGTGCCCCCAGGAAGCCATGCTGCAACCTCCGACACGGACACGCCGCCGCCTCGCCCCACGCCCATGCTGCTGGGATGCTTGGCGTTCGGTGATCGGCCCCGAGTCACAGCGGCGGCGGCAGTGGCCACGTTGCAAGCGCAAAGCGTGCGCTGTGTGCTCATCAGCGGCGATCATCCAGCCGCCGCTGAGCACCTGGGCCGCGCCGTGGGGATCAGCGAAGTGCATGCCGACGCTCGCCCGGAAGGCAAAGCCGCCTTGATTGCGCAGCTCAAAGCCAGCACCTCGGGCGCGGTGGCGATGGTGGGCGATGGGATCAACGACGCCCCTGCCCTCGCCGGCGCTGACGTGGGCCTGGCCATGGCCCATGCCGATGGTGGCACCGATGTGGCCATGCACACCGCCGGCATCACGCTGCTGCGCGGCGACCCTTGGAGCGTGGTGGAGGCCCTGGCTTTGGCCAAGGCCACGGGCGACAAAATCCGCCAAAACCTGTTCTGGGCTTTTGCCTACAACATTGTGGGGATTCCGCTGGCCATGCTGGGCCAGCTCAGTCCGATGGTGGCGGGGGCGGCCATGGCGTTGTCCAGCGTTTGCGTTGTCAGCAGTGCGCTGTGGCTGGGCCGCTGGAAACCCCCGGTGATGCTCAGTTCTGCGCCGGATTGA
- a CDS encoding heavy-metal-associated domain-containing protein encodes MIEFVLPTMTCGHCVKSVTATVRQVDATAQVAIDLPTHKVAIHSELPAEAFKAALAEEGYEAA; translated from the coding sequence ATGATCGAATTCGTTTTGCCCACCATGACGTGCGGCCACTGCGTCAAGTCCGTCACGGCCACAGTGCGCCAAGTGGACGCAACGGCCCAAGTCGCCATCGACTTGCCCACCCACAAAGTGGCGATTCACAGCGAGCTGCCAGCCGAAGCGTTCAAGGCCGCCTTGGCCGAAGAAGGCTACGAAGCCGCCTGA
- a CDS encoding serpin family protein gives MDHFQIFKPRAVVLCVVALMGGQAQAGDTALAHALGDVGFKLLRHQTQAAGTTGNAVVSPLSLGAALGLLQSGTSGATQSELEHWVAGSSRRGQQFYATQLPAWQSELQKTGAVTLANRLWVDATLTAALQPRYADAVRTRYGAEPGSLVLTDPEQARTGINAWVSEQTRKQVPELLPAGALSSASRLVVTNAVHFASRWEQPFDPLRTQVRPFTLEGGGKVEARTMQAEREVRLAQVPADQALVMELPFEGGTFSLLVAMPTSERPLGAFLERLKGADLTRWRSQLKPQACTLSLPRFELLPSPQSLKAALKASGVKTMFSHQANFTPMLTAAAAKGLHVENVFQSASLRVDEVGGVAAAATAAVVSVKSMPAPQPPCAVVDRPFVFALIHQASGAPLFVGRVVNPAQN, from the coding sequence ATGGATCACTTCCAAATTTTCAAGCCTCGCGCCGTGGTGTTGTGTGTGGTCGCCCTGATGGGAGGGCAGGCGCAGGCGGGGGACACCGCGCTGGCGCATGCGTTGGGCGACGTGGGCTTCAAGCTGCTGAGGCACCAGACGCAAGCCGCAGGCACGACAGGCAATGCGGTGGTGTCGCCGCTGTCGCTGGGGGCGGCGTTGGGCTTGTTGCAGTCAGGCACCAGCGGTGCGACCCAGTCCGAGCTGGAGCACTGGGTGGCGGGATCTTCGCGCCGGGGCCAGCAGTTCTACGCCACACAATTGCCTGCTTGGCAGAGCGAGTTGCAAAAAACCGGGGCCGTCACGCTGGCCAACCGGCTGTGGGTCGATGCCACGCTGACGGCTGCGCTACAACCCCGTTATGCGGACGCGGTACGCACCCGCTATGGCGCCGAGCCCGGCAGTTTGGTGTTGACCGACCCGGAGCAAGCGCGCACAGGCATCAACGCCTGGGTGTCCGAGCAGACGCGCAAGCAGGTGCCTGAACTGTTGCCGGCGGGAGCGCTGTCCAGTGCATCCCGCCTGGTGGTGACCAACGCCGTTCACTTTGCCAGCCGCTGGGAGCAGCCGTTTGATCCGCTGCGCACTCAGGTGCGTCCGTTCACGCTCGAAGGGGGTGGCAAGGTGGAGGCCCGCACCATGCAAGCCGAACGAGAGGTGCGTTTGGCACAGGTGCCAGCCGATCAGGCGTTGGTGATGGAACTGCCCTTCGAGGGAGGAACGTTCAGCTTGCTGGTGGCGATGCCCACATCCGAGCGGCCTCTGGGGGCTTTCTTGGAGCGGCTCAAAGGCGCCGATCTGACGCGCTGGCGCTCCCAACTCAAGCCCCAGGCTTGCACGCTGAGCCTGCCGCGCTTCGAGCTGCTGCCCTCGCCACAGAGCTTGAAGGCGGCCCTGAAGGCATCGGGCGTGAAAACGATGTTCAGTCACCAGGCCAATTTCACGCCGATGCTCACGGCGGCGGCGGCCAAGGGCCTGCATGTGGAGAACGTGTTCCAGTCCGCTTCGTTGCGTGTGGACGAAGTGGGCGGCGTGGCGGCTGCGGCCACAGCGGCGGTGGTGTCGGTCAAGAGCATGCCGGCGCCACAACCGCCGTGCGCGGTGGTGGATCGCCCCTTCGTGTTCGCCCTCATCCACCAAGCCAGCGGCGCCCCGCTGTTTGTGGGGCGAGTGGTCAATCCGGCGCAGAACTGA
- a CDS encoding imelysin family protein produces MKVKQWMSVGMLSLALSVPSVGAQEHPIDANAVARHYATLVLTNYEDTLGAALTLQQKVQAFVAAPSADGLTAARQAWLAAREWYGQTEAFRFYGGPIDDAKGPEGRINAWPLDESYIDYVKGRADAGLVQNRRLAISKTSLAKMNERGGEENISTGWHAIEFLLWGQDQSPTGAGNRSFEDYVDGKTPHADRRRQALATITDLLIDDLRYLVQAWQPGAPYRTAFEGGGQESMRKIIVGLGSLSRGELAGERMEVALNTQDQEDEHSCFSDNTHRDIVTNAQGIHNVWTGRYQRASGAVLSGPSLQQLVASRDATVAEHTTRSIENSLAAAQAIQAPFDREIIGADSAPGRQRVLKTIQSLVQQSKHLVTSANVLGITRLTVNP; encoded by the coding sequence ATGAAAGTGAAACAGTGGATGAGCGTAGGCATGCTGTCGCTGGCGTTGAGCGTCCCATCGGTGGGCGCGCAGGAGCACCCCATCGACGCCAACGCGGTGGCGCGCCACTATGCAACCCTGGTGCTGACGAACTATGAAGACACCTTGGGCGCCGCGCTCACCCTGCAACAAAAGGTGCAAGCTTTCGTGGCCGCTCCGAGTGCCGACGGGCTGACCGCCGCACGCCAAGCCTGGTTGGCCGCCCGCGAGTGGTACGGCCAAACCGAAGCGTTCCGCTTTTACGGTGGCCCAATCGACGACGCCAAAGGCCCCGAAGGTCGCATCAATGCTTGGCCGTTGGACGAGTCTTACATCGATTACGTCAAGGGTCGCGCCGATGCCGGGTTGGTGCAAAACCGGCGCCTGGCCATCAGCAAAACCAGCTTGGCCAAGATGAACGAACGGGGAGGCGAAGAGAACATCTCCACCGGCTGGCACGCCATCGAGTTTTTACTCTGGGGCCAAGATCAAAGCCCCACCGGGGCCGGCAATCGATCGTTTGAAGACTATGTGGATGGCAAAACCCCCCACGCCGACCGCCGCCGCCAAGCCCTGGCCACCATCACCGATTTGCTGATCGACGACCTGCGCTACTTGGTGCAAGCCTGGCAACCCGGCGCACCGTACCGCACGGCCTTCGAGGGGGGTGGCCAAGAGTCGATGCGCAAAATCATCGTCGGCCTGGGTTCGCTCTCACGCGGCGAATTGGCCGGCGAGCGCATGGAAGTGGCCCTCAACACCCAAGACCAAGAAGACGAACACTCCTGCTTCTCGGACAACACCCACCGCGACATCGTCACCAACGCCCAAGGCATCCACAACGTGTGGACGGGCCGTTACCAGCGCGCATCGGGGGCGGTGCTGAGTGGCCCTTCGCTGCAACAACTCGTCGCCAGCCGGGACGCCACCGTGGCCGAACACACCACCCGCAGCATCGAAAACTCACTGGCCGCCGCCCAAGCCATCCAAGCGCCGTTCGACCGCGAAATCATCGGCGCCGACAGCGCCCCTGGCCGCCAACGGGTGCTCAAGACCATCCAGAGTTTGGTGCAGCAATCCAAGCATCTGGTGACTTCGGCCAACGTCCTGGGCATCACCCGGCTGACGGTGAATCCATGA
- a CDS encoding di-heme oxidoreductase family protein yields the protein MMRRLITALGGLGAVVALGLAHFQAQAENDSDPLGERTGGATTVHANGRNAFSFPLANLSDDERARFVVGNSFFRRNWVEAPASTTARDGLGPHFIARSCGGCHVQDGRGAPPDFRAGLRPPHDPTVGLLIRLSVPGVGEHGGVVPDPVYGDQFNNAAIQGVRPEGRVAMHWTPVHGRFADGTRYTLQQPHYRLTDLGYGPLAPGVKLSPRVAPHLAGVGLIEAIPSRDIERNAAEQAAQPGPIKGQPNRVWDAFAQQMMIGRFGWKANVATLAHQTAGAFLGDIGITSRTHPHEACTPRQKDCLAAPRGGAAASQAASGVAVEIDDRTLGDVVFYQATLAPAARRQAADPQVVRGQQLFAQAQCATCHRPSYVTEEGPFPHLSSDKLRQQRIWPYTDLLLHDMGEALADHRPDFAANGRQWKTPPLWGVGLIRDVNGHQRLLHDGRANGVLEAILWHGGEAELSRRHVLQWSRADREALVAFVESL from the coding sequence ATGATGCGCCGCCTCATCACCGCATTGGGTGGCCTCGGCGCCGTGGTGGCCTTGGGCCTGGCCCATTTTCAGGCCCAAGCCGAGAACGACAGCGACCCTCTGGGCGAACGCACCGGGGGCGCCACCACGGTGCATGCCAACGGTCGCAACGCTTTTTCGTTTCCCTTGGCCAACCTGAGTGACGATGAGCGGGCACGTTTCGTCGTCGGCAATTCGTTTTTTCGGCGCAACTGGGTCGAGGCTCCCGCGTCCACTACAGCGCGGGATGGGCTGGGCCCGCACTTCATCGCCCGTTCCTGCGGGGGCTGCCATGTGCAAGACGGTCGAGGCGCGCCCCCGGACTTTCGCGCCGGACTGCGCCCGCCGCACGATCCCACGGTGGGGCTGCTGATTCGCCTGTCCGTGCCCGGCGTTGGTGAGCACGGAGGCGTGGTGCCCGATCCGGTGTACGGCGATCAGTTCAACAACGCCGCCATCCAGGGGGTGCGCCCTGAAGGCCGGGTGGCCATGCACTGGACACCCGTCCATGGCCGCTTCGCCGATGGCACGCGCTACACCCTGCAACAGCCGCACTACCGCTTGACCGACCTGGGGTATGGCCCCTTGGCGCCGGGGGTGAAGCTGAGTCCCCGCGTGGCGCCTCATCTGGCGGGGGTGGGGTTGATCGAGGCCATTCCCTCCCGCGACATTGAACGCAACGCCGCCGAGCAAGCCGCGCAGCCCGGCCCCATCAAAGGTCAGCCTAACCGCGTGTGGGATGCGTTTGCGCAGCAGATGATGATCGGGCGCTTCGGCTGGAAAGCCAACGTCGCCACCTTGGCTCACCAGACGGCAGGCGCGTTCCTAGGGGACATTGGTATCACCTCGCGCACCCACCCGCACGAAGCGTGTACGCCCCGCCAAAAAGACTGCCTGGCCGCCCCGCGTGGGGGGGCTGCGGCTTCGCAAGCGGCGTCCGGCGTGGCGGTGGAAATCGACGACCGCACCTTGGGAGACGTGGTGTTTTACCAAGCCACGCTGGCCCCGGCGGCCCGCCGCCAAGCCGCTGATCCCCAGGTTGTGCGCGGCCAGCAACTGTTTGCACAGGCACAATGCGCCACCTGCCACCGCCCAAGTTATGTGACCGAGGAGGGGCCATTCCCGCATCTGAGCAGCGACAAACTGCGCCAGCAGCGGATCTGGCCTTACACCGACTTGTTGTTGCATGACATGGGCGAAGCGTTGGCAGACCACCGTCCAGACTTCGCCGCCAACGGCCGGCAATGGAAAACGCCGCCGCTGTGGGGCGTCGGCTTGATCCGGGACGTCAATGGCCATCAACGTCTGTTGCACGATGGACGCGCCAACGGCGTGCTGGAGGCCATTCTCTGGCACGGTGGTGAAGCGGAACTGTCACGCCGGCACGTGCTCCAATGGAGTCGTGCTGATCGTGAGGCGTTGGTAGCCTTTGTGGAGTCCTTGTGA
- a CDS encoding carbohydrate porin, with protein MSVDHKVGRDWNLFGRYGQRTQGDAAFNKALTVGFEHGGRAWGRGHDALGVAVGWLRTSSAWQSATLADPTLVGYTASGSERLAELYYRMKLSEKIELTPDVQIIQRPGGDDQARRVTLWGLRAAIGF; from the coding sequence TTGAGTGTCGATCACAAGGTGGGGCGCGACTGGAACTTGTTCGGGCGCTACGGCCAACGCACGCAAGGCGACGCGGCGTTCAACAAAGCGCTGACCGTGGGTTTCGAGCACGGTGGCCGCGCCTGGGGACGTGGACATGATGCGCTGGGGGTGGCCGTGGGTTGGCTGCGCACGTCCTCCGCATGGCAAAGCGCGACGCTGGCCGACCCGACCCTGGTCGGCTACACCGCTTCGGGCAGCGAGCGTTTGGCCGAGCTGTACTACCGCATGAAACTGAGCGAAAAAATCGAACTGACGCCCGATGTGCAAATCATCCAGCGCCCAGGCGGGGACGATCAGGCACGCCGCGTGACGCTGTGGGGCTTGCGCGCCGCCATCGGTTTCTGA
- a CDS encoding carbohydrate porin, with the protein MSTLPARLTLRLAPALAMGAALLASSAHAAPDVAQLSRQVERLTERLQQLEQRNRQLEERLSAAVPAPSAPPVAVVAPAPVAASAPVSPAATGTVAVVEPEEEAGVQIEGSLVGVMQRTARASAADHETLSRANYRGDVTLALPMGQLSGWGEAKLDGFGHVRFGQGTGLALRPTYTATGNSVAFESAGGSDETYAIVAQAWVQATWPMGGSGLNDQPGNRVELTVGKMDMFGFFDQNNVAADEASQFLNNAFVHNPLLDSGGDIAADAYGLAPGLRLAWIDEGEDRGWGWGLSAGVFGSGAGANFNGGLGRPMVIVQAEIIPKQINGVKPGARFVCTAGRTGTPPICWAPSSGTAAGA; encoded by the coding sequence ATGTCCACCCTACCCGCCCGTTTGACTCTCCGCTTGGCCCCCGCGCTGGCCATGGGGGCTGCTTTGTTGGCTTCGTCGGCACACGCTGCGCCCGATGTGGCGCAACTCAGCCGCCAGGTCGAGCGCCTGACCGAGCGCTTGCAACAACTGGAGCAGCGCAATCGCCAACTCGAAGAGCGCTTGAGCGCGGCGGTGCCCGCGCCGTCGGCGCCGCCTGTGGCGGTGGTTGCGCCGGCGCCCGTCGCAGCGTCAGCGCCCGTCTCGCCGGCGGCCACGGGCACGGTGGCGGTGGTCGAACCGGAAGAAGAGGCCGGCGTGCAAATCGAAGGCAGCCTCGTGGGGGTGATGCAACGCACGGCCCGCGCCAGTGCCGCCGACCATGAGACGCTGTCGCGGGCCAACTACCGGGGAGACGTGACGCTGGCCTTGCCCATGGGCCAACTCAGCGGCTGGGGCGAAGCCAAGCTCGATGGCTTTGGCCATGTGCGTTTCGGACAGGGCACCGGTTTGGCGTTGCGCCCGACCTACACCGCCACGGGCAACTCGGTGGCCTTTGAAAGCGCCGGGGGGTCCGATGAAACCTACGCCATCGTCGCGCAAGCCTGGGTGCAGGCGACTTGGCCCATGGGTGGCAGTGGTTTGAACGATCAGCCGGGCAATCGGGTGGAGCTGACCGTCGGCAAAATGGACATGTTCGGGTTCTTCGACCAGAACAACGTCGCTGCTGATGAGGCCAGCCAGTTCCTCAACAACGCCTTTGTTCACAACCCATTGCTGGATTCGGGCGGGGACATCGCTGCCGATGCCTACGGGCTGGCGCCCGGGCTGCGCCTGGCGTGGATCGATGAGGGCGAGGATCGTGGCTGGGGCTGGGGTTTGTCGGCGGGGGTGTTCGGCTCCGGCGCGGGGGCCAATTTCAATGGCGGCCTGGGCCGGCCCATGGTGATCGTGCAGGCCGAGATCATCCCCAAGCAGATCAACGGGGTGAAGCCCGGGGCGCGTTTCGTTTGTACGGCTGGACGAACGGGCACACCACCGATTTGCTGGGCTCCGAGCAGCGGCACAGCGGCTGGGGCTTGA